CAATAACCTTGAGCCTTCTATAAGTATTTGACTAAACACTTTATTTTAGAGCCAAATGAAGCTTTAGTTTACGCACACGCTCTCTTTATAACTGCATCTTATTACAGCACTCGTGTGTGCACGTGACTGTGGAGGAGTTTCCTTGGAGAggaaatattgtaaaaaaaaaaattagtttTAACACTTTTTTGACTGTGAGCACAAGTACCAGTGTCAGCGGAATAAGCAGATTGCTCACTGGCTGGTTCTAGGCCCGTGAGCTGCTGCGCACCAGCCGAGCTCTTCTGCCGTCCTGCCTTATGTTATGCAAGGCCACTTCAGCCGCGATGTCCCCGTTGACTGATTGTCCATTTAAATTCAGTGGATTATTAATGAATGGCTGGCAAGGTCATCGTCGTCccgtgttttatttttcaaattctaATGAACAAGTGTCTCAAAGTCAATGGTAAATGTTTTTACCGATTTGCGTGGGTCCCGTCTGCAAGTTGATGTTCTTAGATCCAtcgaggaggttgtgttttcacctctaTCTGCCGCTGGGTGGGTTGGTAGGTAGAACGGACATTTTGAATTTAATCTGTTAACCAGTTATTAACCATTAATCGAGTAAATCATTTTTGTAactattgatttattattagaAATTCAAACAGCAGCGGCGTCGGTAGAAAATGAAGTTTCGCTCATCATCACATACCTGCAGTGCTGCTGTACTaactccctctcacacacacacactaacacacactcacacacacagtgtgttccAGTCAGGAACAATCCAGTCGCTGTCGCAGGCCGACATCGGCATAACGTCCGGATCCATGCTGTCACCGGAGAGACAGTTGTGTAAGCTGCGTACATGTTCAGGCCTACTCAGTCCTCAGCAGCGTTTCTGCTGTTTCTATTCACAAACGTTGACATGTCCACATGCTGTCTGTCGGGTTCGCTGTCTGTTAACTGTGTGACGCACAGCGGAAGACAGCTGCTCAGATGGAACCCATGtccaaggatttttttttaacagattaactgacgtatttatcGGTTAAACGGTTAATCAGCAGAATTATTGCGAAACTACCAAACAGATTTTCCCGGCACATGGTGGAACTATGGGACGTGGGTCATGAGGAAACCCGTTACATTTTGTCACAGATCCGGACGGAAGGTTTTTTTTCCACCAACAAGAGCTCTGCCTGGTGACATTCTAGTTCCTAAAattcaacaacaaaaaggaaataacCCGGAATCAAAAGACGACAGTGTTTTTTGTTCCATTTGTCTTGTGATATGGAATCAAATTCAATCAGGTCACGGCAAAACGTTTCTTCCACTTGTGAGTGAAGAACCTCCGTCATGTGACAGCCAATGTGTTTTCTATGTTGACTCGAGTCTAGCTTGGCCCGGCTCCAGCTGAGCACCTGTTGGTGCTGTGTGGTTTTGTAGTGCCACAAGTGTAAATATTGTAGATGAGCACTTCACAGGCCGgccaacatgtttgtttgtgcagaaCATCCTGTTGAGGAGTAGTGTGGAAACACGGttgctgtttattttgatttCTTTGCTCGAGAGTTATGTCACATTCATGGTcacatgtgcttgtgtgtgtttgacgtgTGTGAAGCATGTGCCATGACGGTGCTTATATGCATGTCCTGTGCGTCtgcacacacttctctgtgtgCGTGAGTAAATCCGGCGTGTTTAAAGCGTGTTAAGAGCGGCCTGTCACAGCCAGACGGCGTGTTGTGCATGCTCTGCTTCTGCTGTGGCTGTGTGCGTCACAgggagataaagaaaaacaccGAGGGGGCGTCATACGCATTTTCCTGTCCACAGTGCAGGCATCAGATGAGATGGTGAAATTGTTAGTCCCAGCACCGTCTCTCAGTGTGTCCGCCCACTTTTAGCCGGCTGCCGCTCGCCGTGAGGGATTTCCTGCACAACATCTATCGCTCAGCGAATGTGAGCGACAGTGGAGGCCTGATTCAATTCAGAGCAGCAAAAAAATGGCAGGCCCGGGGAGACAGCGTTGTGCATCCTCGCTTCTAGACACAGATCCTCTTGGCTGTGCACAAACTGGCGAAGCAaactccatcttttttttttctttttttgtctccgTACGACAAGAAGTATTTTCCACTGTTTGCTCCAAGTATGTCATCACTAGACACTTCTGTTTTCCCTTTGTTGACTGCACTTTGTTCCACCTGTGCCCGCTGGAGTCTGAGGGACATGTTGGCCTCAGATTCACCTTTTGGTTTTGAATGTCATTTACAAGTGGGTCCATCCACGTTCAGCTACTTTGTTTACGTCTGTCTGTCCTGCCTGGAGGCAAACATGAGCATACACACTGtgctgtgtgcacatgcatgtttatttatctgagagtgtgtgtgtctgtgtgtgtgtgtgtgtgtttgcctgggCTCCCGTCTGTCTGCCAGTGCAGTGTGTCTGACGGTTCCTgtttgtgaccccccccccctctctccctcctcttcctctctccttctctctgtctcttgctctcactctctttctccctctccctctttttctatAACCCTTTCATTCTGCTtcatcctcaccctctctctctccctctccctgtctctctctctctctctctctctctccctctctctccctcctcttccctctgcaaTAACAGTGCTGACCTAGTTTCTGCCTGTTCAGGGCTGCCTGTGGAATTTTACAGCGGCCTGCCTTcctggctgctctgctgcttgAAAACGCAGGCAGAAAAGCATGACTGAGGGTTTTTCATACCCGTCGCATCATTACGGCCTCGCAGCGTCTCTGTTCTTCCACCTAATCTGCAGACGTAAACAAATGAATCCATTCGTCAATAAGTAATAACAGCAAATTGCTCATTGCATGTGAATCTGCGGGTACTTTGTATGAGGAGAGATTGCTGCTTCCACCACAGTGGCGGTTGAATTAGAATGGAAATGAGAATAGCCTGTCGCTCATCTTCTGCAGCTCAGCTGAGATTGCACCGGATGCAGAGGGCGGAAAACCCGTCGGCGCACATGCATGCAATCTCCCTCCCGTCTCCTCTTCCCCGCTTCCCCCCCCGCCTTTGCCTTCACAAATAAATGGTTAGAGTCATGCCCGGCAAACATTAGCCACTGCCAGGAACGGCTAACAAAGCCCTTGCTCAAATAGAAAGAGCGCGGGACTattttgatgtgtgtttggaCCATGAATCTAAGTCAACACTCTATTCCGAGGGAATCTTGATTAAATCTGAGCGCCTTCCAATTAGCAATAGGGAATGTTGTGTCACAGCCGACGGAGATGGATCTCTGGAATGCCTTTCCGAAGGCTTGGCTGTGGCACGCTGAAATCTAAACCAGCACTGCCGCAGATTCATTCCTTCCCCCtaccctctccctcctcacactCACCATTCCTGGCTGAGCTGTCGAAGTTCAGCATTGCGAGGGCATTCAGTTTCCTTAGCCTTTTCTCAAGTGTTCCACGAGCGCCATGACTGCTTCGGACAAAGCTTTCAGTGTATTGttcatttttactttatgtTGATGTCCATTTTCGTGTCATGCATTTACCCTAGGATGTCTATAATGCTAATatattctgtctcttttctctttcagattTCGGGGGCTGGTCATGGTGTCCAGTGAAAAGGTATGGGACCCCCTCCACGCGGGCCTTATTCAGTCACCTCTGAGTGAACAGCACCTGGCGCCTGGGCTTACTCCCCGACCACATACTGCAGCTAATGACGCCACGTGCCACCAGAGTCAGCGGTTGACACCTTGGACTTCCCAGCCACTGTCATTAGTGCATCTAGACGCCCTTCAAGCAGTTCAATCCTCCTCACCCTTACACCCGCCTGTCAATTTGTACGGCCTACAAAGGATCGAAGGACTACACAAGCCTGCCTGGTCTCCCGAGGTGGCCTCTCAGtctgaagaggaaaaggaggaggaggaggaagaggaggaggaaggggaaacTGAGCAGTTGGAGATGAAGGGTAAAAGGCATGGAGGCAGGGGAGAAGCCTTGATGGAGGACAGACTGGAGGACATGGTGGATGGACCTAAAAATGCAAAAATTACCCTAAGCTTCCCACTTAGTGCCGCCCCCCTCCCAGCCTCTCTGACATCTCCAAACCACTGccgcagctcctcctcatcctctccttccccccacCGACGGCGTCCGTCCTCCAAGAGCTCGGATGAGGGGTCGTTGTGGAAATTGGATGCCACCATGGATGTAAAGCACAGACCTTTTAAGCCCCCGAGGCACGAAAGCTCTCCGTCCTcttcgccctcctcctcctcatctcccaTGGCTGTTCATGCACTTATCAGGAAGGATATAAAATCGCCGCCTCCTCTGAAATGCTCCAAACTCAACCCAGAGACTCAGTTTCAGAGGTCACCCCCAAGATCGTCAAGCGGGGCTTTGGGGGCCTGTTATGGTGTCGATGGATGGGACGATAGGCACAGGATCGCCAACGGTACAGTGTCGCCCTCTCAAACGGCCCAGATCCTCTTCAGCCTGGGCACATCGCCCTATCAGAGGTGTGGtgatgcagagaggagagaaaagataTCAGGAAGACCAGCTGGGAAACTGGGAAGCCCTCATGGACCAAGCCTTCATCCACCcaccctccacctccctccccctttaccaccacctcctcctcccccatctGAGGGTCTAACCGCCCCCCCTCACTCGTCGTCCTATTCTCCGACCGACAGCCTGAAGCCTGAGTTGATCTGTGGCGTGTGCCACCGGCTCTTCAGCTCGGCCTCCTCCCTCACAGTCCACATGCGGCTGCATCGTGGCAGCCGTGCCCTCAGTTGCCGCTTCTGTGGCAAGGTCTTCATCCACAGCAAACGACTGCAATCCCACGAGGCCTCCTGCAAAATGCCAGGCCTCCCCTCCAGCAGCCTGggccctcctcctctcactgtgcAGCCAAAGCAGGAGCCACTcgaggagggtgaggtgagagtGGAGGGGGGAATGATTGTGGGAGAAACAGACATCAGTAAGGCGCGGCCAGGAAAAAAAGCACGGAGCCTCCTGGCGCGTATCCAAGGTGATGATGCAGCAGACGCAGAGTTACTGGCGGGTGATGAGCACCATTTTGTGAAGGTGGTTGACGGCAATGTCATTTACTTCTGCTCTGTGTGCGAGCGATCCTACATGACCCTGTCCAGCCTGAAGCGTCACTCTAATGTGCACTCGTGGCGCCGCAAGTATCCCTGCCATTACTGCGACAAAGTCTTTGCCCTGGCTGAGTACCGCACCAAGCACGAGGTGTGGCACACGGGAGAGCGCCGCTACCAGTGCATCTTCTGCTGGGACGCCTTCGCCACCTACTACAATCTCAAAACGCACCAGAAAACCATTCACGGGATTAACCCCAGCCTCATCTCCAGTGAAAAGACGGCTAATGGCGGCTATAAGCAGAAAGCTAATGCCCTCAAGCTCTACCGCCTTCTCCCCATGCGTTCTCAGAAGAGACCGTACAAGACTTACAGTGACAGTTTGCATAATGGCCTGCTTCTACCACCAAGTGATACACCGCCCCTCTCCCTGCCCGGTCTGGGCTGTGCTCTGGGCTCTGGGGACCTACAGAGCCTAATCAGCGGAGCCCACCCCCAGAGTGTTAAGCCTGACCCAGATGCCTTCCCCGATTCCTTCCCCGATCACTTCCCTGTTTCTGAGCACAGGGACCTCTCTGGACTAACACCCCTCCCCCAAGCGGACATGCAACGCGTTAAAAACCACGAGCGCGAGGCCCGAGAGTCAGAGCAGGGCCGAGGCATTGGCAACTTCAAAATGTCTAGTAGCCACAAAACCAAAACTCCCAAGACTGGTAAAGAAGCTAGCATGCCTTCTGTGATAACATATGGACATACAAAACCCTCTGTCATAGTTCATGGAACAGCAGTGTCATCCTCTGTCATCGTACATAGCAACCAGGTTATTTCTGGAAGCGAGAAAAGCCCAATAAGCAGCCCGTCCCCTGAAACCAGCAACAGTCAGGCTTCACACAAGGGCAGCCCCAAGCCAATTAAAAAGCAAAGGGATAGTGCAGACGGCCATAGGAAGAGATCAAGAGACAATTCAGAAACCAGAGAGAATGGTTCAACTTCAAGAGGTGGACGGGAGGCAGAGGCAGGTCGATCATTTCACAAATCACGCAAGTCCCACAGCAGGAGCGACACCTCTAACTCAAAGCAGCCGCCATCGTCTGGAGGGTCACATGTCAGAGAGGCCGGGCCACTGTGCCAGATCACTGTACGCATCGGCGAGGAAGCCATCGTGAAGCGCAGCATCTCTGAGACAGACCTCCGGAGGGACAAGAGCCTTTCTCCCCCCAAATCCAAACGCAGTGAAACATCGCGGGAGGTCAAGGATCCACGCCACTCTCACttccaccaccatcaccataAACACCGCCAGCACCGCAAAGCcagcatggaggaggaggaggaggaggaggaggaggaggatgataaGGAGGGAGActgtgaggatgaggaggtgaggaaaaaGAGATCCAAATCTCCCGATGGAGTGAGGGAGTACTACTTCCGTCGGGAGGTGAGGGAGCAGGACAGTGACCATGACATGGAGGATAATTTATGGCGGCCTTACTACTCCTACAAGCCTAAAAGGAAGGCACAAGCACATCTGCAGCGGGTGAAGAGCTGgcagagaaaactgaaatacaagCGCTCCATCCAGCTGAAGAGGAGGGCGGAGAGGCTCAAAAactgtgtaaataaagaaacGGAGAAATCccaagatgaggaagaggatgggaCGAATGAGGAGCCCCAAAAACCTGACAGAGTtaagggagaggggaaaaagaggGGTTGTCTCTCTGCTCCTTTGAAGGATAAGAGCAAAGACACAGAAGAGCAGGAGGCCTGTCACAAGGCTGCTTCCATTCCTCTGCACTCTCCAAAGCCTCCTCCGTCTACCTCAGGGGCTCCTATGGGAATAAAGAGGCGGCCTTGGACTAACGGGAACGCAGCAGAGTGTGGTACATGTGGCCGCTGGTTCTCAAGCCCCAGGAAGCGAGACAAACACGAGCTCAGCCATCTGCTGGAGTTTGTGTGCCTCTTCTGCCGAGCCACTTTCCCCTCGTGGGACAAGTTGGAAGACCACCAGAGAGCCCAGCATCCCAAGCCCACGGACGCACCCTCTGCACCCTCTAAAGTGGCACTTGTTGAACAGGATGAAGGGGTCGGGATCAAATCTGTGCCAGAGATTTCAAAGTACGATGAAGAAAGGGGGGGGCAAGTGGGTTTAGCGGGGAGAACCTCAAGTCCAAGTCGCCTCAGCAGACGAGCATTATCACGACACACCTGTCCACAGTGTCACAAGGTGTGTAAGACATCCTCAGCACTAACTCGCCATATCCGACGCCACGAGTTAAGCAGCTccccagagagagaaagggaagatAAAGCCCCGGAGCCAAAAACAACAGAGGCCGTTATTAATGACGTGAGCAGAGACATAGAGACGGAGAAGGCAAAGGCTCCCAGTGCGCTCTCTGTTTCAGTTATCAGCTATTCAACACCAGACCCGCCCATCAGGGTTGACTGTTTGGCCTCGCAGCAGCGTGAAGGTCGCCTCGGTGAACTGACGGCTGAACATCACACGTCAGAATCCCCAGACAAGCCTCAGCCAACAGGGCCCACGCATCCAGTTGTGGAGAGACAGCCCAGCCCACAGACAGCAGACCCTCCACTAGAAAGTCCAGTTAGTCTCACGCCCACTAAACACGAATTCACGCCAGTCGCACCCTCCGCTCTCCAGAGCGTGCTCGTCATGAACGGAGCCGAATGTCTGGACTACCGCAGCCCCAGCAGAAAGAGCCTAGACAGCCAGATCTACAGAATACCCAGCCCTGTGCACGTCGTGGCACCCGCCAACACCTCTCCGAATGTGCCTGTGACGTCACAGACCAGAATA
This sequence is a window from Platichthys flesus chromosome 24, fPlaFle2.1, whole genome shotgun sequence. Protein-coding genes within it:
- the zbtb4 gene encoding uncharacterized protein zbtb4, which produces MVSSEKVWDPLHAGLIQSPLSEQHLAPGLTPRPHTAANDATCHQSQRLTPWTSQPLSLVHLDALQAVQSSSPLHPPVNLYGLQRIEGLHKPAWSPEVASQSEEEKEEEEEEEEEGETEQLEMKGKRHGGRGEALMEDRLEDMVDGPKNAKITLSFPLSAAPLPASLTSPNHCRSSSSSSPSPHRRRPSSKSSDEGSLWKLDATMDVKHRPFKPPRHESSPSSSPSSSSSPMAVHALIRKDIKSPPPLKCSKLNPETQFQRSPPRSSSGALGACYGVDGWDDRHRIANGTVSPSQTAQILFSLGTSPYQRCGDAERREKISGRPAGKLGSPHGPSLHPPTLHLPPPLPPPPPPPSEGLTAPPHSSSYSPTDSLKPELICGVCHRLFSSASSLTVHMRLHRGSRALSCRFCGKVFIHSKRLQSHEASCKMPGLPSSSLGPPPLTVQPKQEPLEEGEVRVEGGMIVGETDISKARPGKKARSLLARIQGDDAADAELLAGDEHHFVKVVDGNVIYFCSVCERSYMTLSSLKRHSNVHSWRRKYPCHYCDKVFALAEYRTKHEVWHTGERRYQCIFCWDAFATYYNLKTHQKTIHGINPSLISSEKTANGGYKQKANALKLYRLLPMRSQKRPYKTYSDSLHNGLLLPPSDTPPLSLPGLGCALGSGDLQSLISGAHPQSVKPDPDAFPDSFPDHFPVSEHRDLSGLTPLPQADMQRVKNHEREARESEQGRGIGNFKMSSSHKTKTPKTGKEASMPSVITYGHTKPSVIVHGTAVSSSVIVHSNQVISGSEKSPISSPSPETSNSQASHKGSPKPIKKQRDSADGHRKRSRDNSETRENGSTSRGGREAEAGRSFHKSRKSHSRSDTSNSKQPPSSGGSHVREAGPLCQITVRIGEEAIVKRSISETDLRRDKSLSPPKSKRSETSREVKDPRHSHFHHHHHKHRQHRKASMEEEEEEEEEEDDKEGDCEDEEVRKKRSKSPDGVREYYFRREVREQDSDHDMEDNLWRPYYSYKPKRKAQAHLQRVKSWQRKLKYKRSIQLKRRAERLKNCVNKETEKSQDEEEDGTNEEPQKPDRVKGEGKKRGCLSAPLKDKSKDTEEQEACHKAASIPLHSPKPPPSTSGAPMGIKRRPWTNGNAAECGTCGRWFSSPRKRDKHELSHLLEFVCLFCRATFPSWDKLEDHQRAQHPKPTDAPSAPSKVALVEQDEGVGIKSVPEISKYDEERGGQVGLAGRTSSPSRLSRRALSRHTCPQCHKVCKTSSALTRHIRRHELSSSPEREREDKAPEPKTTEAVINDVSRDIETEKAKAPSALSVSVISYSTPDPPIRVDCLASQQREGRLGELTAEHHTSESPDKPQPTGPTHPVVERQPSPQTADPPLESPVSLTPTKHEFTPVAPSALQSVLVMNGAECLDYRSPSRKSLDSQIYRIPSPVHVVAPANTSPNVPVTSQTRITAAAAPVSMTTAPGSEGGFVKRDGVIMDRERLGGSGVFLHAGYEEAPRVQDLRVPSLSRSPSPDEAQDLTMSSMLARERAIVRQRETERERERQREREKEKAREMERAQKMSRVTHAPEDQMALLVPKEEPLSPVQSPQHIPTQTTMNGPSSHRHTPKSPRRSPSIIGLLSHANRQVHSSSQGLDRLTLPTGAAGAGDRPSAHALQLPRAPQPPEPEHQDTVSSRDSQQGGATPVGYAAQDYPLPLIVPDSYRSAKKQDDNLLMSYPGGHLPFGPLGKVMVPHGGDLSKLPFYPDPYQLLYGPQLLAYPYNLAALPVALNMMAPGGDKVETMPFLPAIFNYAAAAGPYMGAAPHPLVANPGLYSGGSGSGKKQRDSSGKP